The Lathyrus oleraceus cultivar Zhongwan6 chromosome 5, CAAS_Psat_ZW6_1.0, whole genome shotgun sequence genome includes the window tatttttaaattttattaaaattaaaaatttattttttaagaTTGGATAAATACTCGATAGTTATATACACAACTAACTTTCCATCTTACATATCCCTATCAGAAAAATacctattttattttaataaataattttcGTTATTTGAGATTCAAAATTCTTATTTTCAAATGTTAAAATTTCTCTTTTTCTCACCGGTACCATCAACAAAATAccaattttattttaattaacaattGTCTTTATTTGAGACACAAAATTCTTATTTTCAAATGTTAAAATTTCTCTTTTTTTCGCGGGTCACTATCAgcaaaaatatatatattttttaattaataattttcTTTATTTGAGACATAAAATTCTTATttgagattaattactatacactgtcaatgtaaaaagttttacaccgtcggttcatcaccatcacccgtttgtatgactttatagatttttaaaataaaagtcaaatttcttttaatatccaacgtctataattaagtgatggtgtaaaacccttttacactgacagtgtatttcaattaatctctttttattttcaaatgttaaattttctctttttctcgcGTATCACTGTCAACAAAATacctattttattttaattaataatttcCTTTATTGAGACACAAAATTCTTATTTTCAAATATCAAAATTTCTCTTTTTTTCACATGGCACTATAAACAAAATACATATTTTATTTTAGTTAACAATTGTCTTTATTTCAAACACAAAATTCTTATTTTTAAATGTCAAATTTCTTTTTTTTTACGGGTCACTATCGACAAAATATATATTTTAGTTTAAATAACAATTGCTTTTATTTGAAACAcaaaatttttatttttaaatgtcaaaaattttctttttcttacAAATCACTCTCAgtgaaatatttatttttttaattaacaatttcctttatttaaatttttaaatttttatttttaaatgttaAAAAATTTCTTTTTCTCACAGGTCATTATTAGTCAAATATCTATTTTATTATAATTAACAATTATGTTTATTTAATGTAAAagaaattattatttttaaatattaatttttattcattttatggatctttttttaaatttttgtatAATTATTTAATACAGTTAAATTTATTCTTATTATTATCAAATtgaataatttattttaaatttatatataatatatttaaatgtaatttatattatattaaatacATCTGCGGATGGACTACTATCTGCCTAATTTGGTTAAAAACAAATTATTCTCTATTTTTTTTCCCTTTTCAAGCTAACAAGTTGCAAAATCAAGTCATCTCCTTCTTCAATAGTAATGATGTGAAATAACTTTTGAAGATGGTTCCCGAAACTATGAGAGTGAcacataaaaacaaaaatatataacCATATGGCTCCAGAACAGAACTCTCTCAATTATTCTCAAACTCTCTAAAACCTTCTCCACCTTTCACACTCACTTTATATATTCACAGCTCTCACTTCTCACTCTTATCAACAACTGCAATTCTTGTCTCTCATTTCATATTTTCCATAACAACCATGGCTCAGGCACTGTCATTGTCAACAATTGCTTCACCTATTCTGTCCCAAAAACCATGCAACTCTCTCAAAAATACACCACCTTGCATGACCACATTTCCATTAAAGAGGCAATTGCCGAGGCTAGGACTGAGAAATGTGAGAGCTCAGGCTGGTGGTGATGGTGATAACAAAGATAACTCCGTGGAAGTTCATCGTGTTAACAAAGACGATCAAGGAACTGCTGTAGAAAGAAAGCCTCGCAGAAGTTCCATCGATATTTCACCATTTGGTTTATTGGACCCATGGTCACCTATGAGAAGCATGCGTCAGATGCTGGACACAATGGACAGAATTTTCGAAGATGCAATCACAATTCCTGGAAGAAACATTGGAGGAGGTGAGATTCGTGTCCCTTGGGACATCAAAGATGAAGAACATGAAATCAGAATGCGTTTTGATATGCCTGGTGTTTCTAAGGAAGACGTTAAAGTGTCAGTTGAAGATGATGTTCTTGTCATAAAAAGTGATCATAGAGAGGAAAATGGTGGAGAAGATAGTTGGTCAAGAAAGAGTTATAGTTGTTATGATACTCGTCTCAAGCTTCCTGATAACTGTGAGAAAGAGAAGGTTAAAGCTGAGTTGAAAGATGGTGTGCTTTATATTACTATTCCTAAGACTAAAATTGAACGCAAGGTTATTGATGTTCAAATTCAGTGATAGGATTAAACTTGAAAAATGCCATGCTTTTTAATAGTATCCTCTATGTGGAGGAGCTAATGTGTTATTTTGTCTCTTTTTTTACCTATAAAAATGTTTTGTCTAAATGTAGAATAAATAAGATCCTTTACTATTTTATAAATGTTTCCATATATCTAATTTATATATTTTCTATGTATTTGGTTTGCTGGAATAAGTTTTTAGTAATTTTACTCTTGATAAATATTATCTACATTATTTAAACT containing:
- the LOC127081399 gene encoding small heat shock protein, chloroplastic-like; its protein translation is MAQALSLSTIASPILSQKPCNSLKNTPPCMTTFPLKRQLPRLGLRNVRAQAGGDGDNKDNSVEVHRVNKDDQGTAVERKPRRSSIDISPFGLLDPWSPMRSMRQMLDTMDRIFEDAITIPGRNIGGGEIRVPWDIKDEEHEIRMRFDMPGVSKEDVKVSVEDDVLVIKSDHREENGGEDSWSRKSYSCYDTRLKLPDNCEKEKVKAELKDGVLYITIPKTKIERKVIDVQIQ